CCGCACCGATTGAGATGATACCATCTTTATCTAAGTATTTTAAGGCATCTTCACCAACGTTTGGAATCTCACGTGTAATTTCTTCAGGCCCTAATTTTGTATCACGAGCTTCTGATTCGTACTCTTCAATGTGAATAGAAGTATACACATCATCTTTGACAAGACGCTCTGACATAATAATCGCATCTTCGTAGTTATAACCGTCCCAAGTCATGAAAGCGACTAATGGGTTTTGACCTAATGCCATTTCACCATTTTCCATTGATGGACCATCCGCTAAGATTTCGCCTACTTCAACACGGTCACCTAGTTGAACGATTGGGCGTTGGTTGTAACAAGTACCCGCATTAGACCGAGCAAATTTAGTTAAACGATACTCATCGGTTGAACCATCGGCAACTTTTACTTTCACACGGTTGGCATCAACATAAACAACTTCACCGTCACGTTTACATAGTAACGCAGCTCCGGAGTCATGCGCCGCTTTGTATTCCATACCAGTACCAATTAATGGCGATACTGGATTAATCAACGGCACTGCTTGACGTTGCATGTTCGCACCCATGAGGGCACGGTTGGAGTCATCGTTTTCTAAGAACGGAATCGATGCTGTCGCAACGGCAACTACTTGTTTTGGCGACACGTCCATAAAGTCCACTTGGCTGACTGGTACTTCAATGTTTTCAGATGTGGCACGCGCCATTACCATATCATTGACGAAGGTACCATCTTCATTTAATAACGAGTTCGCTTGTGCAACTACATATAAGTCTTCTTCGTCAGCTGTTAAATAAACTGTCTCATCAGTAACGCTACGTGTTTCTTTATCCACTTTACGGTACGGTGTTTCGATAAATCCATATTGATTAATTTTCGCATAAGAAGATAAACTGTTAATCAAACCAATGTTTGGACCTTCTGGCGTTTCGATTGGACACATCCGTCCATAGTGAGAATAGTGAACGTCACGCACTTCAAATCCGGCACGGTCACGCGTCAAACCACCAGGTCCTAAGGCTGATAGACGACGTTTGTGGGTTAACTCAGATAATGGATTCGATTGGTCCATGAATTGAGATAATTGTGATGAACCAAAGAATTCTTTAATTGCCGCTACTACGGGACGAATATTAATTAATTGTTGCGGTGTAATCGTAGCAGTGTCTTGTAATGACATACGCTCACGTACCACACGCTCCATACGGCTTAAACCAATCCGGAATTGATTTTGTAATAATTCTCCAACTGAACGAATACGACGATTACCTAAATGGTCAATATCATCCGTCGTTCCGATACCGAATGGTAAATTCAAGTAATAATTAATAGACGCGATAATATCCGCCGGTGTCAATGCTTTAAATCCATCAATATTGCCATTTCCAATCAAGTTGATGATTTGCTCTGGATTTTCTGGATGATAAACACGGATAATTTGTAAATTAATTGGTTCAGCAACCACACTTTCAGGCGCTGGTGTCAATGTTACCGAATTAATATTAGCGTCTAGATACGGTGTTAATAAATCAATTTTATCTTGATCCATTACGGTACCCTCTTCGAAAATCACTTCACCTGTTTCAGGATCTGCTAATGTTTCGGCTAGGGTTAATCCTAATAAACGATGTTTTAAGTGTAATTTTTTATTGATTTTATAGCGTCCAACTGGAGCCAAGTCATAACGACGCGGATCAAAGAAACGCGCTGTCAATAAATTACGTGAGCTTTCTGCTGTTTTCGGTTCACCTGGACGAAGACGCTCATAAATATCTTTTAGGGCTTCTTCTACACGAGAATCTGTAATATTTTTATGAACATCTTTTTCAATGGTTGCCTCTAATAATTCTGACTCATTGAAAATATCAATAATTTCTTCATCTGACCCAAATCCTAGCGCACGTACAATCGCTGTAATTGGTAATTTACGGGTACGGTCGATACGAACATAGGCGATGCCTTTAGCATCCGTTTCAAATTCTAACCACGCACCACGGTTTGGAATAACAGTTGAGGTATAGCTGTGACGTGCTTTTTTATCCGTACGGTCATGGAAATATACACCTGGCGAACGCACTAATTGAGAAACAATAACACGTTCAGCACCATTAATAATAAAGGTACCCATTTCAGTCATAATTGGGAAGTCACCGAAGAACACTTCTTGCTCACGCACTTCGCCTGTTTCCTTATTAATCAATCGTAAGGTTACGTAAATGGGTTTAGAATAATTGGCATCATGACTACGTGCCTCTTCTAAATTGTATTTTGCTTCTTTAAACTCATAGTCAATGAAATGCAATTCAAGATTTTCTGTATGATCCACTATTGGCGAAATATCTTCAAACATTACCTTAAGTCCCTCTTCTAAGAACCATTGGTAAGAATCAGTTTGAATCTCAATTAAGTTTGGTAAATCTAAAACCTCATCGATACGCGCATAA
The genomic region above belongs to Aerococcaceae bacterium zg-1292 and contains:
- the rpoB gene encoding DNA-directed RNA polymerase subunit beta encodes the protein MSQHHIVKYGKKAQRRSYARIDEVLDLPNLIEIQTDSYQWFLEEGLKVMFEDISPIVDHTENLELHFIDYEFKEAKYNLEEARSHDANYSKPIYVTLRLINKETGEVREQEVFFGDFPIMTEMGTFIINGAERVIVSQLVRSPGVYFHDRTDKKARHSYTSTVIPNRGAWLEFETDAKGIAYVRIDRTRKLPITAIVRALGFGSDEEIIDIFNESELLEATIEKDVHKNITDSRVEEALKDIYERLRPGEPKTAESSRNLLTARFFDPRRYDLAPVGRYKINKKLHLKHRLLGLTLAETLADPETGEVIFEEGTVMDQDKIDLLTPYLDANINSVTLTPAPESVVAEPINLQIIRVYHPENPEQIINLIGNGNIDGFKALTPADIIASINYYLNLPFGIGTTDDIDHLGNRRIRSVGELLQNQFRIGLSRMERVVRERMSLQDTATITPQQLINIRPVVAAIKEFFGSSQLSQFMDQSNPLSELTHKRRLSALGPGGLTRDRAGFEVRDVHYSHYGRMCPIETPEGPNIGLINSLSSYAKINQYGFIETPYRKVDKETRSVTDETVYLTADEEDLYVVAQANSLLNEDGTFVNDMVMARATSENIEVPVSQVDFMDVSPKQVVAVATASIPFLENDDSNRALMGANMQRQAVPLINPVSPLIGTGMEYKAAHDSGAALLCKRDGEVVYVDANRVKVKVADGSTDEYRLTKFARSNAGTCYNQRPIVQLGDRVEVGEILADGPSMENGEMALGQNPLVAFMTWDGYNYEDAIIMSERLVKDDVYTSIHIEEYESEARDTKLGPEEITREIPNVGEDALKYLDKDGIISIGAEVKDGDILVGKVTPKGVTELSAEERLLHAIFGEKAREVRDTSLRVPHGGGGIVHDVKIFTRENGDELSPGVNKLVRVYIVQKRKINEGDKMAGRHGNKGVVSLIMPEEDMPFMPDGTPIDIMLNPLGVPSRMNIGQVLELHLGMAARQLGIKIATPVFDGATEEDVWSTVKEAGMELDAKTTLYDGRTGEPFDRKVSVGVMYMIKLAHMVDDKLHARSTGPYSLVTQQPLGGKAQFGGQRFGEMEVWALEAYGAAYTLQEILTYKSDDVVGRVKTYEAIVKGQPIPRPGVPESFRVLVKELQALGLDLKVLDANDEEIELRDDEDDDDVVNYNALDRYRQEQKQAESKAEEDESDDLIDDSDFDDLISDDEEDEAEEEILEELIEE